A single genomic interval of Candidatus Zixiibacteriota bacterium harbors:
- the menD gene encoding 2-succinyl-5-enolpyruvyl-6-hydroxy-3-cyclohexene-1-carboxylic-acid synthase, with translation MNVKTADLNTIWATLLIEELIRNGVTQFCIAPGSRSTPLVAAVARHAQARTVVHFDERGLAFYALGYARATNRPAAVITTSGTAVANLLPAVVEASMDAVPMILLTADRPPELRETSANQTIRQPGIFSHYTRWAFDLPCPDAAIDPALVLTTVDQACYRARRTPAGPVHLNCMFREPLITDTQATAHQISLERPSLQRWGMNKLPFTNYRSASSAAHNYAVTEAAEIIADAKRPALVIGELRTNEEREAVLALSRKLEWPTFADITSGIKLGNREEYFIGGYDFILSEPAFASKYCPDTCLWIGGRVTSARLTNWLVKANPRNHVMVSSRPWRHDQHSRVTLHIETDLALFCRSLPSVAKSVKAIDWHINWPHISRLAKDVIDSCFESDLLTEEHATRIISRMVPVSGALFLASSLPVRFMNNFCVQDGASVPVQCNRGASGIDGTIASAAGYAAGLEKAVTLLIGDQAFLHDLNSLALLRSAQHPVTIVVLNNEGGRIFEHLPISRHQDLLISYFVMSHELEFARSAEQFGLSYHRPRTAEELQSIYSKLASSGDSAIIEVHIHRLQRQNVQQRLELAVAAMVKKAFLS, from the coding sequence ATGAATGTCAAGACAGCCGACCTCAATACAATCTGGGCGACGCTCCTGATTGAGGAGCTGATCCGCAACGGTGTCACACAGTTCTGTATCGCGCCCGGCTCACGGTCTACGCCGCTGGTGGCAGCCGTGGCGCGGCATGCGCAGGCCAGGACGGTGGTCCATTTCGACGAACGGGGGCTGGCCTTTTACGCGTTGGGGTACGCACGGGCGACCAACAGGCCGGCGGCAGTCATCACGACATCCGGCACCGCGGTTGCGAATCTTCTACCGGCGGTTGTGGAAGCATCGATGGACGCGGTGCCGATGATACTATTGACAGCGGACCGTCCACCCGAACTGCGTGAGACATCCGCCAACCAGACGATCCGGCAGCCGGGAATTTTTTCGCATTACACGCGCTGGGCATTCGATCTCCCCTGTCCGGATGCGGCAATTGACCCGGCGTTGGTCTTGACGACCGTGGATCAGGCCTGCTACCGGGCTCGCCGAACACCGGCCGGGCCGGTACATCTCAACTGCATGTTCCGTGAGCCGTTGATCACGGACACCCAGGCCACGGCGCACCAGATATCGCTGGAACGACCAAGTCTCCAGCGTTGGGGGATGAACAAACTGCCGTTCACAAATTATCGCAGCGCGTCATCGGCGGCACACAACTATGCAGTGACCGAAGCAGCAGAAATCATTGCCGATGCCAAGAGGCCGGCTCTGGTGATCGGCGAATTGCGTACGAACGAAGAGCGTGAAGCGGTCCTGGCGCTGTCCCGTAAGTTGGAGTGGCCAACTTTCGCCGACATAACGTCGGGAATCAAACTGGGGAACCGTGAGGAATATTTCATCGGAGGGTACGACTTCATTCTGAGTGAACCCGCGTTTGCATCGAAATATTGCCCGGACACCTGCCTGTGGATCGGCGGGCGCGTCACTTCGGCCCGGTTGACGAATTGGCTGGTGAAGGCAAACCCTCGCAATCACGTCATGGTCAGCAGCCGCCCGTGGCGGCACGACCAGCATAGCCGCGTCACGTTGCATATCGAGACCGATCTGGCGTTGTTTTGCCGAAGCCTCCCATCGGTAGCAAAATCCGTCAAGGCCATCGATTGGCACATCAACTGGCCGCATATATCACGGTTAGCGAAGGACGTCATAGATAGCTGCTTCGAAAGCGACTTGCTCACGGAAGAGCACGCCACGAGGATCATTTCGCGAATGGTCCCGGTATCCGGGGCATTGTTCCTGGCCTCGAGCCTTCCCGTTCGCTTCATGAACAACTTCTGCGTCCAAGATGGCGCTAGTGTGCCGGTGCAATGCAATCGCGGCGCAAGCGGTATCGATGGTACTATTGCGAGTGCGGCCGGTTATGCGGCGGGACTGGAAAAAGCCGTGACCTTGCTGATCGGGGATCAGGCATTCCTTCACGATCTGAATTCCCTGGCGTTGCTTAGATCGGCACAACACCCGGTCACGATTGTTGTCCTGAACAATGAAGGCGGGAGGATCTTCGAACATCTGCCCATATCTCGACATCAGGACCTTCTCATTTCGTATTTCGTCATGTCGCATGAGCTGGAGTTTGCCAGATCGGCCGAACAGTTCGGACTCAGCTATCACCGCCCGCGGACAGCTGAGGAATTGCAGTCGATCTATTCAAAGCTGGCATCGTCAGGAGACTCAGCAATAATTGAAGTTCACATTCACCGATTGCAAAGACAGAACGTGCAACAGCGGCTGGAGCTTGCAGTGGCGGCAATGGTGAAGAAAGCGTTCCTGTCGTGA
- the menH gene encoding 2-succinyl-6-hydroxy-2,4-cyclohexadiene-1-carboxylate synthase, translating into MTGAYDWSFHISPDMDRKTVLFLHGFMGCQEDWKDVNDSLRDTFRVMAVDLPGHGLTHAVGADASYGMAETARALTELLDSQQVNKCHLVGYSMGGRLALYLAVTYPDRFDYVVLESASPGLEAQSARTERVKLDDELARKLETVPFDRFLDDWYTQPLFATLKRHPRFQELLRRRAQNRPDELAKSLRQMGTGTQPSLWESLKNLRRSALFLAGSEDIKFREIALQMASRCPAGRVAIIENAGHTVHFEQPELYIQTVRSFFSESR; encoded by the coding sequence GTGACCGGCGCGTACGACTGGTCATTCCATATTTCGCCCGATATGGACCGGAAGACAGTGTTATTCTTACATGGCTTCATGGGGTGCCAAGAGGATTGGAAAGACGTCAATGATTCTCTTCGAGATACCTTTCGAGTAATGGCAGTCGACCTGCCAGGGCACGGATTGACACATGCCGTAGGAGCCGACGCTTCGTACGGGATGGCAGAAACTGCGCGTGCTCTGACCGAGCTGCTCGATTCTCAGCAGGTCAACAAGTGTCATCTGGTCGGTTATTCGATGGGAGGGCGGCTGGCGTTGTACCTCGCGGTCACCTACCCAGACAGGTTTGACTACGTGGTTCTGGAATCGGCCTCCCCTGGACTTGAGGCGCAATCGGCGAGGACGGAGAGAGTGAAGCTCGATGATGAGCTGGCGCGAAAGCTGGAGACCGTTCCATTCGACCGGTTTCTTGATGACTGGTACACTCAGCCGCTTTTCGCCACTCTCAAGCGTCATCCGCGGTTTCAGGAACTCTTGAGACGGCGGGCGCAGAACCGACCGGACGAACTCGCCAAATCGCTGCGGCAGATGGGCACCGGCACACAGCCCTCGCTTTGGGAATCGCTGAAGAATTTGCGGCGGTCCGCTCTCTTCCTGGCGGGAAGTGAAGACATCAAATTCAGGGAGATAGCCCTCCAAATGGCCAGCCGGTGTCCGGCAGGCCGAGTTGCGATAATCGAAAACGCCGGACACACTGTTCATTTCGAACAGCCTGAGCTGTATATTCAGACAGTTCGATCATTCTTCAGTGAAAGCAGGTGA
- the menB gene encoding 1,4-dihydroxy-2-naphthoyl-CoA synthase, whose product MVTIAWREAGKYTDIRYHKGEGIARITINRPEVRNAFRPQTVTEMSHALADAREDESIGVVILTGEGDKAFCSGGDQRIRGEAGYKDDEGVNRLNVLDFQRQMRTCPKPIIAMVAGYAIGGGHVLHLLCDLTIAADNAVFGQTGPKVGSFDGGYGASYMARIVGQKKAREIWFLCRQYSAQQALDMGLVNAVVPLARLEEETVQWCREILANSPLAIRCLKAALNADCDGQAGLQELAGNATLLYYMCEEAQEGRNAFNEKRKPNFSKFPRRP is encoded by the coding sequence ATGGTGACAATAGCGTGGCGCGAGGCCGGCAAATATACCGATATCAGGTACCACAAAGGCGAGGGAATCGCCAGGATAACGATCAACCGCCCCGAGGTTCGCAATGCGTTCCGGCCACAGACGGTGACAGAGATGTCACACGCCCTGGCTGATGCACGCGAAGATGAATCGATCGGTGTTGTAATTCTCACGGGTGAAGGGGACAAAGCGTTCTGCTCTGGCGGTGACCAGCGGATTCGCGGTGAGGCGGGATACAAAGATGATGAGGGCGTGAATCGCCTGAATGTACTTGATTTCCAGCGCCAGATGCGGACTTGTCCGAAACCGATAATCGCCATGGTGGCCGGGTATGCCATTGGAGGTGGGCATGTGCTGCATCTGTTGTGCGATTTGACGATTGCCGCTGATAACGCCGTGTTCGGGCAGACCGGACCGAAAGTGGGATCATTTGATGGTGGCTACGGCGCATCATACATGGCGCGAATAGTCGGCCAGAAGAAGGCACGCGAAATTTGGTTTCTGTGTCGGCAGTACAGTGCACAGCAAGCGCTTGATATGGGTTTGGTGAACGCCGTCGTGCCGTTGGCCCGGCTTGAGGAGGAAACAGTTCAATGGTGTCGGGAGATCCTGGCCAATTCGCCGCTGGCGATCCGTTGTCTGAAGGCGGCACTTAACGCCGACTGTGACGGACAGGCAGGTTTGCAGGAGCTGGCCGGCAACGCCACGCTTCTCTATTATATGTGCGAAGAAGCCCAGGAGGGGCGGAACGCTTTCAATGAAAAGCGTAAGCCGAATTTCAGCAAGTTCCCGCGCCGCCCGTGA
- a CDS encoding 1,4-dihydroxy-2-naphthoate polyprenyltransferase, whose protein sequence is MTPNLKTWLAAARPKTLWASVAPVIIGTAMAYSDGGGHLLSALAALFGAVMIQIGTNFANDYSDHAMGTDTGERLGPLRVTAAGLVTPQAMKRATIIVFGLAVLAGCYLVVRGGLPILLIGIFSILFGVLYTAGPFPLGYNGLGDIFVLIFFGFVPVWGTHYVQTLEPAVTPLVAGVPPGMFSVAILTVNNLRDIDGDRAAGKRTLAARFGRTFARTEYVACLIVAASTPILLVLVGTAPVPALLSLLFVPVSIPTVRAVLTRTDGPSLNNALAATGKLLLVYSLLFSIGWLL, encoded by the coding sequence ATGACTCCCAATCTCAAAACATGGTTAGCAGCCGCTCGGCCGAAAACGCTGTGGGCCTCGGTGGCGCCAGTGATCATCGGGACGGCAATGGCCTATTCCGATGGAGGCGGGCACTTGCTGTCAGCGCTGGCAGCGCTGTTCGGCGCCGTGATGATTCAGATCGGGACCAATTTCGCCAATGACTATTCGGATCATGCCATGGGGACCGATACCGGGGAACGGCTCGGCCCGCTTCGTGTCACCGCGGCCGGGCTGGTGACGCCCCAGGCGATGAAGCGGGCAACAATAATCGTATTCGGATTGGCGGTTCTCGCCGGCTGCTATCTTGTGGTACGTGGCGGCTTGCCAATCCTGCTCATCGGCATCTTCTCGATATTGTTCGGAGTTCTTTACACGGCCGGACCATTTCCGCTCGGCTATAACGGTCTAGGGGACATTTTCGTGCTGATCTTCTTCGGCTTTGTCCCGGTGTGGGGGACGCACTATGTGCAAACGCTCGAGCCGGCCGTCACGCCGTTGGTAGCAGGCGTTCCCCCCGGCATGTTCTCGGTAGCGATCCTCACGGTGAACAACTTGCGGGATATCGATGGTGACCGGGCAGCCGGTAAGAGGACGCTGGCGGCGCGGTTCGGGCGAACGTTTGCGCGAACCGAATATGTCGCTTGTCTCATTGTCGCCGCTTCAACTCCTATTCTTCTGGTGCTGGTCGGCACCGCCCCCGTGCCTGCACTGCTTTCGCTCCTGTTTGTTCCGGTATCGATACCGACCGTGCGAGCCGTGTTAACGCGTACCGACGGCCCCTCGCTCAACAACGCCCTTGCAGCAACCGGCAAGTTGCTCTTGGTATATAGTTTGCTCTTTTCGATAGGGTGGCTATTGTGA
- the menC gene encoding o-succinylbenzoate synthase, producing the protein MRVDEFHIYEYRLPLKQPLRLKDRSVTERRGLLIKITGSSGHSGWGDVAPLPGFSLETLAEARTQLLGLREAIDSTVIHEDLALVRREYREKISAEELHPSVGFGIGTAVLNVLSAYHGVPPAEVIGPTHRNQIPLNALLGGSDDELIEAAYQARERGYRAIKIKVGRSAVAADIATVRRLDEELGGSVPIRVDANQNWDYDQALLFAKATSRCNIEYVEEPLDDPYLLPDLHDESGLPIALDESLVDTEPGELPGYLSAVILKPTVLGGLSMAVQMAEAASALGVRPIVSSSFESGVGIIALSNLAAALGDADIPCGLDTLGWFEQDVLTNPPTVINGTYQLEQLERCMNTIDMSRLTEIADA; encoded by the coding sequence GTGAGAGTCGACGAGTTTCACATATACGAATACCGGCTTCCACTCAAACAGCCGCTCCGGCTCAAAGACAGGTCGGTTACTGAGCGTCGAGGGTTGCTTATTAAGATCACAGGCAGTTCAGGCCACTCCGGATGGGGTGACGTAGCGCCGTTGCCGGGATTCAGCCTGGAGACACTGGCGGAGGCGCGCACACAGCTCCTCGGACTCAGGGAAGCGATCGATTCAACGGTTATTCACGAAGACCTGGCGCTCGTGCGCCGGGAATACCGCGAAAAGATTTCGGCAGAGGAACTGCACCCATCGGTTGGCTTCGGGATCGGCACGGCTGTCCTCAACGTGCTCTCCGCATATCATGGTGTACCGCCGGCCGAAGTAATCGGTCCCACCCATCGCAACCAGATTCCACTCAACGCCCTTCTCGGCGGCAGCGACGACGAGTTAATCGAGGCCGCATACCAGGCCAGAGAAAGAGGTTACCGGGCCATAAAGATCAAAGTGGGAAGGAGTGCCGTAGCAGCAGACATCGCAACCGTTCGGCGTCTGGACGAGGAACTCGGTGGCTCCGTGCCGATACGAGTCGATGCCAACCAGAACTGGGATTATGATCAAGCACTGTTGTTCGCGAAAGCCACGTCCCGGTGCAACATTGAGTACGTGGAGGAGCCCCTCGATGACCCGTACTTGCTGCCGGATCTGCACGATGAGTCGGGACTACCGATTGCACTCGACGAGTCGTTGGTGGATACCGAGCCGGGTGAGTTGCCGGGGTATCTTTCGGCTGTCATTCTCAAACCGACCGTTCTGGGAGGACTCTCCATGGCCGTGCAGATGGCCGAAGCTGCTTCCGCGCTCGGTGTCCGTCCTATTGTCAGTTCCAGCTTCGAAAGCGGCGTCGGTATAATCGCCTTGAGCAACCTTGCGGCGGCTCTTGGTGACGCGGATATTCCGTGTGGGCTCGATACCCTCGGGTGGTTTGAACAGGACGTGCTGACCAATCCCCCAACCGTCATCAATGGTACGTATCAACTCGAACAGCTGGAACGATGCATGAACACGATAGATATGTCACGGCTCACGGAGATTGCAGACGCGTAG